TGTAACCTGAAACTGTGGGTCTGGAACATACGCATACACACGTGTAAAACTTGGGTCTGCAGGGACTCTGCATCTCTGCACTCACTTTGTTTGATAGTTCATTAAATGGACTAATAATCATATTATCACCATTtgcaataaatacataaatacaggtGATTTCCTGGCCATGGCTGGATTATCAGCTAAAATTGATGCTATATGTAGAATTACCAAAGTCTGCTGATTTGTTTTATCAGCTGGAAAACACATCACATGCTGATAGTGTTAGATGCTAAAATGTCCCCTTTATTTGATTTCACATTCACTGACATATACTGGTCAGCTGTCAACCAATGACTGTAGACATAGTGAGTAGGTCATCCacagcaacggggtcaaccctgcattgctaaaaacactgaataaagtagtttttccatcaaaaaaacaaaaacaaaacgatGCAGCTCATTGTGGAGGCGCTGCTAACTACTGTTgccaatgcaaaaatgtgaaaatgcaaatgtcccTATGTAGtaccaatgtttggtttgtccctgATATTCGTAGATGAGAACCTGCCCCCTTTATAGAtctaaacagctcattctaaggaaaggaaaacacaactatttttatttttaggttattatacactaaggaaaacatacttttttacattatattcaatttctgccaacacatccccctaaatccctcatactggaccttttaaagaaaatgttagcaAGGGACTATTACTAGTTTCAGTGGTCAGATGAGATCCTTTGTAAATATGTTTCCTGGTCTTCAGACTAAAGCATTCATTTAATCATTGTTCAGTGGTAGAAAGTGCCCATTACCCAAATTGTCTTTAATTTGTAATGCACAAATCATATGTCTTAAACCATTACAATTGCCTGCAGACCAGCTGTAAAGTGACCTCAGTCAATGTCTACATAGATCTGTTTACATCACATTCCAATATGTTCACATACATTAGGTGACTGACAGTGTAGTGTGACCATGAAAGCTGGACTGGCGGACTGGACTATATTCTGGACGGGGCCGTTGAGCAGATGTACTGTGCTGGACACATTGTATTGTTTCGTATGTAACAGCCTGTGAGCTACACTATGTCAGAATCCAAAGATCACAGTACATTTGAGAACATGTAGCAGCTCACACAGATGAGGCCCAGCATAACAGAGGGAACAGTATAGTGGACTCTTGCATTTACACTATAGAAGACAAAGGTGTGACCACAAAGCCACCTGTCCCTCTCTGCATGCTGCCTTTCTCTCAGGCATGTTTTGAGCTCTCACATGTGCAAAAGAACAGTCTGGTACTCTAGCTTATGAGCTGTCAGATCTATAAAACGTAGCATGACAGAGGGGGTGTGTCCTGACTGTTTTGACCTGTTGATCACAGTCAGGTGACGAGGGTCGTGAGCAGACTGATCCCTATTCCAGATGCTTCACAGAGAGAAGGTAGGAGTGAATAGGTGACCTGATTCATTTGTCTTCCTAATTCAAAACAATAGCATTAAACAACCATGTTCACAAAAAATCACAGAGTGAGAGAGGTCCATTAAAAATCATTTACAATGTCATCCATCCATGGACACTGCTTATAATTCTACCATTACACAGCTTTCACTGCACAGATTAAAAGTATAACTCTGATGCTGAGTCACGCAGGAATTATATCATTACCGTATACTTAAGCCCAGAGTGGAgattaggggtgggggaaaaaatcgatacagcattaGTATCACAATAATTTGCATATCACAATTTTgcatggcaatattgtatcaatacacAGACACCAAGTATCACAATTATGAATAtttcaaatacaaatgaaactttGAATAGCCTACTAGAGTCATAAAATCAATTGTTTTTTCAGTCgattagatacattttgctgcaataaaaatgactgacatgagatgaacagactggaAACTTTATCTTCTTATTATTGTTAAAACACATATTAGCAAAGTTTCCCTGTAGGGGATATAATTTgcagttaatgtttttttttttagaaattgcAAAGTATTGGAACATATGTTTTTGTAATTGTAACTGTGATAAAATATCAAGTATCATGACTTGAGTATCATGATTACATTGTatcgtggggcctctggtgattcccacccctggTGGATGTGTGAGCTGTCCCTGTCCACTACAACTTCGCATTTTGAATGGTTACTAGGTCACTAGTTATTCATGTTTCACTTTTGTTCCCTCTGTTTGGAATGTTAAGTAGCACTACATATTACAGTATAGGGCCCAGCTGATAAATCGCTTCATGTTCTGTCTTTGTTAGGTTTATGTTGTGACGTTTATTTCTCAACtgtaaattgtaaatgtaaaatgtccTGCTCAGGACATATTTTGGTAAAGTCTGTCGACTAAAACTGATGTTCATGTACTACTAAATAGTTTTGCCTGAACCATTTTGGAGGAAATGTAAATACTCTGTAGATGATGTGgactgccaacattttttttcaatctaGGAAGTGTTGTATTCTTGTTCCGCACAGAAATCATAGGGAGGTGGTTGGGATAATGATCAAGCTTATTACAGTGATCTTCATGCTACTATTtcagaccatagactgtaaaaaaaataatggacacagcTACTGTGACATTGCATTTAGACACAATAGTACAAATACCAATACTACAAACCATATCCTCTACAAACCATACAGTTGAATCAGCAGCTTTAACAAAAGTTGAACATTAGAATCTTTACGAAGTGTTTATTGCAGGTCTCTTGTTCTATACTACATAAGTTTCAGTGAGGTCTACCTAGTAAACTGTGAACTGAGTGtatgatttctttttgtcaacCACTTTtgtgaaaagaccaaaaccctgaaacactgaatgaatctACTATCAATTGTTATATGtgtatctacagcctgatatatcttcttcctctatACCATGGAGTTCCattgctgttaaaaaaaaaatcagtgagccacactgtggcactggtgacatgttcctttattaccatgaacacacacacacacacacactgtagtttatttgtaCTCACGTCCACCATACTGCTGCCACACATACTCGCTAGAGCCCAGACTGTGGATTAATCctctgctgaaaatagtccttGAAAAAAGTAGATTTACTCAAAAGCTGcacaaacaacattttgaggtacttgaacTTTATTTGAGTCTATCCATTTTATATTACTTTATACCTCTGCTTAACtacatttcaatcaatcaatcaatcaatcaaatcttttttgtcattttgcttgtaaaaacaaaatgaaaggaCGTTTCTCCAGGATCACTTCATTTGGCAACACACAAAGTGATCCTGGAGAAACGccctttcattttgtttttacaagcaAAATGACAATAgagagataataataatacattttatttctgggcgcctacatacataaaaacacacatagtAAGctcataaaatacaacacagtgTTAAGACCAATGACATGTTCTcaggtgtttttctttctttttttatttttgaggttgaaagacataaaatgatcaAATATTCACAAAAATAGCACATGGGAGATATATCAAAaaatttaaacagttttttagTATTCCAACTTTGCTTTTTATGTCTTTCCTCTCCCATTAATCATCTCATGACCCCTTAGTTTCATCTTTTgacccttaaagggatagtgcacccaaaaatgaaaattcacccattatctactcacccatatgccgatggaggctcaggtgaagttttagagtcctcacaacacttgcggagatccaaggggagagggggtagcaacacaactccacctaatggaggttTACGGCgtcccagattcaaacgtccaaaaacacataattgaaaccacaaaatatctccatactgcttgtccgtagtgatccaagtgtcctgaaccctgacataaaaagttgtctgtttttagcctcattgtagcctgtagctctaactgcctgtgtgtgcaccgcgttcatgtgtgcgcgcttgcacgcaagaccagcgaaagcacaggaacacacatgaacgccgtgcccatgtctcacggtctcacgcAAGCGTGGTAGGTGaagtgttgctaccccctctccccttggatctccgcaagtgttgtgaggactctaaaacttcacccgagcctccatcggcatatgggtgagtagataatgggtgaattttcatttttgggtgtacTATCCTTTTAAGGCGGATTTATAACTGTGTGTCAGCACTACACAGAGCCAAGGCATATAGCCAAGCCTTGATGGGCAAGTATACTAATGCAGTGGTGTATCTGTCTGTGAGgtttctgttaagtgctgtaaagtttaattaattaaaaacacacttaaaacacaCGTCGAACATGGCTTAATGGCAagcaagtacacaaatcggcttcattCCAACTTGCAAGATTCACTGagaaaacacttgtcttttgccggacactttttccccacaaatatggtaaatggtaaatggacctgcatttgtatagcgcctttctagtcatccgaccgctcaaagcgctttttacactacgagtcacattcacccattcacacacacatttatacactggtggccgaggctgccATTAAGGTGCCACCTGTTACTCCGTTTTTAACACACTCTTACGATTGGTATATGACCCGCTCTGCCTCTGAGACACAGCCGCCCCttacaacatgctaatggtATTAGAACAAGCCtattgcattttacattatataagtCAGCCCAGTGGTTAGCAGAGTTTTACGCTACTTATATGAGGCTAGGGACAATATCGACATTAACAAAGGTAATTTACAAAATTCAGTTCCATTATAACTCgtaaggttcaccgacaaaacaactgtcttataataaacatgttttccccatatatacaacatgctaaGATTATTAGCGTAAGCCTATAATATTTTTCATTGCATacattagcctagtggctagtggaCTTTCTTCTACTCAGATGAAttcaggataaatcacacacaggacttaaaattcTGTTTTGTGGGATcttcacattttattgtttcttatctgtgtaataaaagtcaataaaagtttgttttactGGCGGAAATGGTTTTCAACTGACAAAAattgacaggaggtctgcatcaccaTGATttgcagagcctacactgtaaGTACAGCATTGATTATAAATCCTGCTTCAGGAGGGACCCGATCTCTAGGGTAggaaccactggactaaacTACTTAATTGTATCTATAATACATACATTGACAAgtattaaccctatgggcccgaatgacgcaaagtgcgtccaaattcacacctgttcttctctacagattttctccgcaaccaatcgtcatagcgagaagccactcATATCACGTGAATGAGCGAAACTGCAGTTTTCTCGataagaccaagcacttgtcagtagtctgttttcacaaggaaaaaaaatgataaagttacactaaaattatgtataacaaagatttcatacagctttgcacacacattactcttggatggattacttgtGAATGTACGGTTGCACAggaatgccacgcatatcacatgaaagcgcaggaccggAGCTTTCCGATGAAAccaaacacatcattgtgctgtcatcccatcacacCATAattacagatcaattgtctacaaaataaaaacctcctttgctgcatgtcatcccccatCTCTCTAcccccccccttcacgcttacctgtcctgtccattaaaggcaaaaatgcccaaaaaaatatctttaaaaaaaaaaaataaaaaaactgactaatttctttacaatccattatacagatcttgttatcagtcacttcatatagtgaggaataatattattactatcttagatgtaaatattgcatgtttcttccaaataaaacacatttttgacttgtgaatgagtcaatggaatttcttgcaatagtGAAAAGATACTGGCAACtgtgttttggacaactgtgaggtgacagaatgtcccaccatcatggtttttatattgccagattccacagactctcccctcttcatatatggcagaatacttccaacttgctatggtgagatacatgtaaaaatgtaagaatttagtaacacttttttttttcattgatataaacatttatataaaatacaggcacatagaaggacatgtaatGGCAAATCTGggtagcccagattgtcctaaaaaaaaaaaaccccaaaaaacccccaagatatagcatgtgcctttataatgactgtgatatgagcttaaaagtaaaggcagtaaatgGAGCATCGGTGGCtaagtggtagagcaggcgccccatgtacaaggctgttgccgcagcggcccgggttcgaatccagcctgtggccccttgctgcatgtcatcctctctctctctccccccttcacacttacctgtcctgtccattaaaggcaaaatggcccaaaaaatatctttattaaaaaaaaaggcagtaaaaataccccaaaaaggcctagggctcAAAGGGTTAATAATATCATATACAATAACATGTCTGTCACAGGAGACATTTTACTGCAGAACTactgcttttacttttgctACGTTGCATATTATActtaaatacttttactttgactGGTAGGATTGTGaatacagtacttttacttgtaatgatGTATTTTTTACATTGCTTTATTTACAgtggtacttttacttaagtaaaggatttTTGTTCTTCTTACACCATTGAAAATAGTCTCTTGCAAATGCATTATTTTATCCTCTTACTTTTGCCATGTTTGCCAACACCCACAGTGACTAGCTGTTTTAACAACATGAAACATGATATTTGTGTGTcatatttaaaaacatcttaATTAGGAATCAATGGACATGGGGCACGAATGCCACTGACAACGTGGGAAAGTCAGAAAGTATTTAGAGACATactaacacattgttggttttacactgcctgttcaatgTGGAAATATCATGCTGTTATGCCACCTCGCCATATTGTATAGAGGGTACCATcgcagaatggggggacagagtatAAGATCAGCTGcaatataacagggacagtaaatgattgttatttccatattttgacattattactGTTTATAAAGCGCAGCCGATGCGTATGTTATATGTCGCATTAGGGGCTGATGCTATTGTGTTACATCTCACGcccgtcacgcctcttttgcttccagtataccagcatgctgtctacaatcacacactggagtggcatGATGCTGCTGTCGTTTGGTtgtttgtaaaaatgcaaaggagggaCTAGCAGCCCTACAGCGTgacctctgtgtaaaaagggctaatcACTAGCATTATACAAAAGTGCTCGGAGCCCAAAAGCATGGACGCAATGAAAGCAGCCTTACCTGTAGGTACTGTGGCGATGGTGGGGCATACACACAGCTGTTCATTATGTAGGTACGACAGTTGAGCTCCTGGCCTTTTGTCTTCACTGATAGCTCCACAGGACTGTACGCACCTAACGTCACATTCTCTTGACTGAGTGtgcacatacatgcatgcatataaaacacacatacatggtAAATGTCAATTTCACAGAAAAACATTCAAGGAAAGCCAGAAGGTGCCAATAAAGAAAATGATACACGAAAATTTTACCTGTCTAAAGACTCCAGATCAGACATGCTCATCCTCCACACCACACCCCACACCTCATCCCCTGGGCTGTGCTCTATGGTGGCCACACCTCCATGCCACCGGTCACTGGCAAGGCCTTTATGGTTCCCAAACACCAATTTATAGtcctgaaaaagacaaaaagtttTAAGTGTGTAACAGCTCATACGGGGCCAAATATTGATGCTGTTCTCAGACAATACCTTGAGCCTGGCTACACAATATACTGTTGCAGAGGGATTCTTGAGCTGGAGCCGCTCCTTCAGCAGGTTGCTGCCATATGCAAAGTACAGGAAGGTGTGGTTATTCTCCATGTGGACACCAGCTTCTGCCAGGAGAAGATGAGAGGTGAGGAAGATTATAAACCGTTGGAaaaaagcagcaacaacaggagTGGAGAGTCGAGCTGAGCCACAGCTGAGTGTTTTGAGGAGCGGAGGGCTGAGGTGAGAGAGCATGAGTTGCAGTGACAGAAATGAAGTACTGGCCTTccagcactcacacacaccattcTCATGCTAATCCCCTACACTGCCATTGAGCCCTATTCACACTCACAATACATGGTTTGCCTCATGTGTTGAGCCAACAGCTCTCTCTTCTTTGTTCTAAAAATGTCACGCAACCCCGTTCCGTGGACAATCAACAAggtgcagatgttcctctgcGTCATTGTGAAGAGGGAATACAGCAAGAACTGGATGAAGCAGTGACGTGTGGGTGTTACCATCCAGTAAAAACTTCACCTACACTTAATAGCACTGTCTGCAGTGAAATTGCAAAACAGATCGAGGGGTTAGGGGTTCTAAGGGTACTGTAATAcgccttttccaccaaaattagcatgtcATGTTCTGTATTACagacatacaaaaatacaaacaacagtTAACCAAACAACAAATCCATGCTACAAATGCTACAGATCACATCAGACTGGCTCTATTTTTACCATCACAGTCAACTAGTAATGCAGCATCAACAGGCATGTGGTACAAATATAACACATAATGGCATTTTATAGACAGTGGGATGATTTTCGGTGAGGACAGATGGCACTGATGGCTGATGCTTTGTCCTGCAGTAAGCAGCATGTTTACGCTGCATAATGGTCAGCTGTGATGTAGGTCaaaacacctgtgctttttgttttctatgTGAGCCAGTTCTTGGAGAAGCGCCactgatttttaattgttttaaaatcattttttcctaatgaagctctagcgaaagttcagtcaggaagactacAATTTTGCTTACTTAGGTCTTTTAAATATTTGTCATAACATCTGCCATTTACTCCTTGCACTCATGCTCACTCATTTCTTTCTGTCATTATCAGGGGTTATTATTTGAGACATTAGCTGTTCTGTCAGCTGATCAACAGTTAACCAAAAGCACAGCGACACGCCTTCACTTTTAGCCATCATTGTACTGAGGTTCACAGTCATCTTACTGCTTCTTGTATTAAATATGATTCTCTTTCTGCTCGTAGTTCTGTCATGCTGCAGTTGTgtgcaccctccacctccccatcactgcCGAGTCTttgcagattcatcagcctcatcagccttCAGTCtcacgccggatttccactagatgcgtgtccgttgcggaacggcagcgctggttatccgctgtgtgctccgccgtccgtcaatacccaccggctgcgtttgctgtgcggtgcggtgcagctccgccggaagacatctgggtgcactgccatgattaatatctcctcgtccatggtgttcacggggtgaaatgacgtctgaaaacctctgacctgttgacttcaggcctgcctctgcccattatgtagtttttaaggtgtagtgcagggaaatatgatccgccgtgaacactgtgtattttattttgaaaattaaccggatgttttattgtgtttctgtgcacgacttcctgccccgcacgatctgctctgtgctgaattgctgcgttgtgctccggcgtccggcaaaaatagaagtcctgcgtatctgttgcggagggctccggagtgccggagctgagacggagccggaacgcagcacagccgcagccggtggaaacacacacattgactagaattgaatcctatcggctccgctgccgtgccggagcggagacgcaaccaccacgcatctggtggaaattggcctTCAGAGTCATCAGTCACCAcaaccaccagtgtctggacccCATGGGGAATTCTTCTTGCTGTTGCTCAGATGCCGCTTGATCGCAAATCTCCCTCTGGAGTCCAAGCGCCTAAGACTTTCATCAATTCATATTCATcacatcatctgttaatctgtataGCTACCTACAGTCTGTAATAATtaatcatgtttatttcattcacctggtctctcctgattgaactgttAGCACATGCTAActcttcatttcatttcatttatttgcacatatgaAATAAGAAAACAGAACATAGAAGTAATATAGTCATACATAGCATGTGCAGGTGAGGTAGAAACCCATTACAGGCTTATGTTAAGAAACCTTACCTAGACAAACATAACAAAACTatgcaaaaaataatgaaaaacaaaacatacatgataacaaacaataaacaaaagtggacaattgattataataaaaataaaaatataaaataacattttacatCTTGAGGCAGACAAAAACATATCACCCTATAGAAGACGTTCTTCAGATACAGAATCTTTTGGTTGTCAAAGCAGGTTTTAGTTTCGTCTTATATAGGCTACTGACAAAGACATAGAGGCAGATAATAAGTAATGGTACATGTTCCACAATTGTACTCCCCTGTATCTTAATTAGTACTGTGCTCAAGATGTATTAAACTTAGGTAAATAAAGGTTATTAATTTGTCTGGTTGTGTAAGAATGGATTTGAGAATTAATCAATTTTGTACCCATGAATTTCACTTTGTAGATAAAGGTGCATATTTGAAAAGTGTTGATATtgttaataaacaaaatattacatttcgAGAACAGTGGAGAGGATGCATCATAAGACTTGGAAGAAGTTGCTATTCTTACAAAACGTTTTTGCAGCAGTAGTATTCTGTGAAGGTATGTGGGACACGTACTAGCCCATACAATGTTACAATAAGTGAGATAAGGATATATTAggctgacgtgctgacgtattgcggtaagcgagttgtgtcatttccggtgtttctgtgacagcgtctctgtactgctctggtgaattctgctagcctgttttctcactacagttgctttaacgtctacttcaagtcttaacccacactggttctgtttaagcacttatagctctcctcctttctacgactttctcgctaatctcttagctgttgtttgcacgttactagccttggtagctacattagctttacagttagcgatggcttctNNNNNNNNNNNNNNNNNNNNNNNNNNNNNNNNNNNNNNNNNNNNNNNNNNNNNNNNNNNNNNNNNNNNNNNNNNNNNNNNNNNNNNNNNNNNNNNNNNNNNNNNNNNNNNNNNNNNNNNNNNNNNNNNNNNNNNNNNNNNNNNNNNNNNNNNNNNNNNNNNNNNNNNNNNNNNNNNNNNNNNNNNNNNNNNNNNNNNNNNNNNNNNNNNNNNNNNNNNNNNNNNNNNNNNNNNNNNNNNNNNNNNNNNNNNNNNNNNNNNNNNNNNNNNNNNNNNNNNNNNNNNNNNNNNNNNNNNNNNNNNNNNNNNNNNNNNNNNNNNNNNNNNNNNNNNNNNNNNNNNNNNNNNNNNNNNNNNNNN
This DNA window, taken from Epinephelus moara isolate mb chromosome 6, YSFRI_EMoa_1.0, whole genome shotgun sequence, encodes the following:
- the ggctb gene encoding gamma-glutamylcyclotransferase b isoform X2, encoding MLSHLSPPLLKTLSCGSARLSTPVVAAFFQRFIIFLTSHLLLAEAGVHMENNHTFLYFAYGSNLLKERLQLKNPSATVYCVARLKDYKLVFGNHKGLASDRWHGGVATIEHSPGDEVWGVVWRMSMSDLESLDSQENVTLGAYSPVELSVKTKGQELNCRTYIMNSCVYAPPSPQYLQDYFQQRINPQSGL
- the ggctb gene encoding gamma-glutamylcyclotransferase b isoform X1 — encoded protein: MLSHLSPPLLKTLSCGSARLSTPVVAAFFQRFIIFLTSHLLLAEAGVHMENNHTFLYFAYGSNLLKERLQLKNPSATVYCVARLKDYKLVFGNHKGLASDRWHGGVATIEHSPGDEVWGVVWRMSMSDLESLDSQENVTLGAYSPVELSVKTKGQELNCRTYIMNSCVYAPPSPQYLQVIVMGAEQNGLPKDYQEKLRAIKTNMYEGPLPMMAELERARRRAKERGNHRSEAF